Genomic DNA from Terriglobales bacterium:
AGCGTGCCAGCAAGATGGACTGCGAAGCGGCCACGGAGTTGGTGTGGGGCTTGAAGGCCAGGCCCAGCAGGCCCAGCTCGCGTCCCGGCAGCGACTCCACCGCCGCCGTGATCTTCTGCACCAGCAGGTCGCAGTGGGCGCGATGCACCTCGCGGGCGGCGCTGAGCACGCGCAGGGTGGTACCGCTGCCTCCCGCCAGCCGCGCCAGCGACTCCATGTCCGACTCCACGAAGGGCCCGCCCAGCCCGGTGCCGGGCTGCAGGCAGCGGGGCGCGATCTTCTTGTCCAGGCCCAGGGCCAGCGCCAGGTCCATGGCGTCGGCCGAGACGTGCTCGCACAGCGCCGCCAACTCGTTGATGAAGCTGATCTTGGTGGCCACGAAGGCGGTGGTGGCCTCGCGCACCAATTCCGCGGTCTCGTGGTTGGTGACGATCACCGGCACGCCCCGCATCACCAGCGGCCGGTACACCTGCTTGAGCACCAGCACCGCATCGGGCGAAGCGGCCCCCAGCACGATGCG
This window encodes:
- a CDS encoding nucleotide sugar dehydrogenase; the protein is TRDAVLVVATPVPVGTAARIEKRLRDAGSPLPVVSQPLFLTDGCALEDFNWPDRIVLGAASPDAVLVLKQVYRPLVMRGVPVIVTNHETAELVREATTAFVATKISFINELAALCEHVSADAMDLALALGLDKKIAPRCLQPGTGLGGPFVESDMESLARLAGGSGTTLRVLSAAREVHRAHCDLLVQKITAAVESLPGRELGLLGLAFKPHTNSVAASQSILLARSLMAKGANLRAYDPVAIPDARLALDGTVRYCESPYAAAEGVDALVVSTGWPEFRALDFERIKRLLRRPIIVDTKNLLDATRLRALGFQYVGVGRA